The following proteins are encoded in a genomic region of Plasmodium coatneyi strain Hackeri chromosome 2, complete sequence:
- a CDS encoding Actin, which translates to MNEYAKQLYSNQPIIIDNGSGYIKAGFAGDDVPNLVFPSYVGRPKYKRVMAGAVEGNIFVGNKAEEYRGLLKVTYPINHGIIENWNDMENIWIHVYNSMKINSEEHPVLLTEAPLNPQKNKEKIAEVFFESFNVPALFISIQAILSLYSCGKTNGTVLDCGDGVCHCVSIYEGYSITNTITRTDVAGRDITTYLGYLLRKNGHLFNTSAEMEVVKNMKENCCYVSFNMSKEKNSSEKALTTLPYILPDGSQILVGEIHRIGSERYRAPEVLFNPSILGLEYLGLSELIVTSITRADMDLRRTLYSHIVLSGGTTMFHGFGDRLLNEIRKFAPKDITIRISAPPERKFSTFIGGSILASLATFKKIWISKQEFDEYGSVILHRKTF; encoded by the exons ATGAACGAGTATGCCAAACAACTTTATTCGAACCAGCCTATCATAATAGACAATGGGAGTGGGTACATAAAAGCTGGGTTCGCAGGGGATGACGTGCCGAACCTTGTATTTCCTTCgta CGTGGGGAGGCCCAAGTACAAGCGGGTCATGGCCGGAGCGGTGGAGGGCAACATCTTCGTGGGGAACAAGGCG GAGGAGTACAGGGGACTCCTCAAGGTGACCTACCCCATCAACCACGGCATTATTGAAAACTGGAACGACATGGAAAATATTTGGATCCACGTTTACAACTCGATGAAGATAAACTCGGAGGAG CACCCCGTACTGTTGACGGAGGCCCCACTGAACCCCCAgaagaacaaggaaaaaatcgcGGAAGTCTTTTTCGAATCTTTCAATGTGCCTGCGCTGTTCATCTCCATCCAGGCCATTTTATCTTTGTACTCCTGTGGGAAGACCAACGGCACGGTGCTCGATTGCGGGGACGGCGTATGTCACTGCGTGTCCATTTATGAGG GCTACAGCATAACCAACACCATAACCCGGACGGACGTCGCGGGCAGAGACATCACGACCTACCTGGGCTACCTGTTAAGGAAAAACGGCCACCTGTTCAATACCTCAGCCGAAATGGAGGtcgtaaaaaatatgaaggagAACTGCTGCTATGTCTCTTTTAACATGAGCAAGGAGAAAAACTCATCGGAGAAGGCCCTCACGACTTTGCCGTACATCCTGCCGGATGGGTCGCAAATATTGGTTGGTGAAATTCACAGG ATCGGTTCAGAGAGGTATAGGGCCCCCGAGGTTCTCTTCAACCCTTCCATTCTTGGACTGGAATATTTGG GACTATCCGAACTTATCGTTACGTCCATAACGAGAGCGGACATGGACCTACGAAGGACACTATACTCCCACATCGTGTTGTCTGGCGGTACGACGATGTTTCACG GATTTGGCGATCGGTTACTGAACGAAATAAGGAAATTCGCCCCAAAGGATATTACG ATCCGCATTAGCGCCCCGCCAGAGCGCAAGTTCAGCACATTTATCGGGGGATCCATTCTGGCCTCTTTGGCCACCTTTAAGAAGATATGGATTTCGAAGCAG GAATTTGACGAATACGGATCTGTGATACTCCACAGGAAGACCTTCTAA